GTGCGCTTATCTTTAATCAGCGCCTGGTTCAGAGTGGCATCGCCCTGAATGACGTTCACGAAATCGTACACGACGCGGCGCTCGCAACCCATGATCAGGTCAAGGTTACGCAGCCCAATATCGAAATCGATAACCACGGTCTTTTTGCCCTTCTGGGCTAAACCAGTAGCGATGGCCGCGCTGGAGGTGGTCTTGCCAACGCCCCCTTTACCCGAAGTAACAACAATAATGCGTGCCATAGGAGTTCCTTGTTAAAAGGGCTTAATTTAAGGGTTGAATTGTCAAAGCGTCGTTAATTAACTGCAAACGCGCTGCTTTGCCATAAAATTCGGCCGGGATTTTATCGCTCAGCCAGTATTCTCCCGCGATGGAGACCAGCTCCGGCGTGAGATGTGTGCAAAATATTTGTGCTTCTTTATCGCCGCCGGCACCTGCCAGCGCGCGGCCGCGCATCATGCCGTAAACATGGATATTGCCGTCGGCAATTAACTCTGCGCCTGCGCTAACGTGGCTGGTCACAATCAGATCACAGTGTGGTGCATAAATGCGCTGACCGGAACGAACTGGCATATCAACCAGGCGTGTTTTTGTGACCGGAGTAACAACCGGCTCGGGTTCCGGGGCGCTGACCTGACGCGGTGCTTTCTCTTTGCCTTCTGTCAGTAAGGGAAGCCCGGCGCGTTCGATTTCTGCTTTCAGTTCGGTATCTTTACAACCGCTGATACCCACAACGCGCAGCCCGGATGCGGCAATAGTCTTTTGTAACTGGGGCCAGTTAACCGGACCTTCCAGCGCCGAGACATTAACAACCACGGGGGCATGTTGTAGAAAAGCAGGAGCCTGAGCGATTTTGTCTTCTAACGCCTGACGAATAACCTCGGGTTTTGCATCATGCAAGTGAACCACTGATAAGGTAAAACTACTGCCTTTTAGCTCGATGGGCGTGTTTGACATCCTGACCTTACTCATTTTGCTATTATCGCTCGCACACGGAGCAATATTCCGAAGACTATCAGGCATGTTATAGTCACTATTATATTCAGGCAAGTAACCACCCGCTAATTCCGAGTAAAAGTATGTTTTGTGTGATCTACCGAAGTACCCGACGCGATCAGACTTATCTGTATGTCGAAAAAAGAGACGATTTTTCCCGCGTGCCGGAAACTTTAATGCAAAGTTTTGGTCAACCGCAGTTGGCAATGATTTTACCCCTCGACGGGAGTAAAAAACTGGCCGGTGCCGATTTGGAAAAAGTAAAAGAGGCGCTGACTACTCAAGGCTATTATTTGCAATTACCGCCGCCGCCGGAAAATTTACTCAAACAGCATCTTGCTGATAACGACAAACAATAATCTCCTTTCCCACAGTGGCAGAGTTTCTGCCGCTGCTTATTTTCCTTGCGGCGAGAGCCGTAACATATTGAGATTTGACAAACCGTCAGGCGGCGCGGATAGTCATTTTTCGCTCATGTTCAATGTGTTACTTAGGGGAAAAACATGTATCAACATCATAACTGGCAGGGCGCGCTGCTGGATTACCCGGTGAGTAAAGTGGTTTGCGTTGGCAGCAACTATGCGAAACATATTCAGGAGATGGGGAGCGCCACCCCTGAAGAGCCGGTACTGTTTATCAAACCGGAAACCGCCCTGTGCGATATCCGCCAGCCGCTGGCTCTGCCGCAGGATTTTGGCTCGGTACATCACGAAGTCGAACTTGCCGTGCTGATTGGCGCCACATTGCGCCAGGCAACGGAAGATCACGTCAAAAAAGCGATTGCCGGCTACGGCGTTGCGCTCGATCTTACGCTGCGCGATCTGCAAGGCAAAATGAAGAAAGCGGGGCAACCGTGGGAAAAAGCCAAAGGCTTTGATAACTCCTGTCCGATTTCCGGTTTTATTCCGGCGGCGGAATTTACCAGCGATCCGCAAAATACGCTGCTT
The Kosakonia oryzae genome window above contains:
- a CDS encoding fumarylacetoacetate hydrolase family protein gives rise to the protein MYQHHNWQGALLDYPVSKVVCVGSNYAKHIQEMGSATPEEPVLFIKPETALCDIRQPLALPQDFGSVHHEVELAVLIGATLRQATEDHVKKAIAGYGVALDLTLRDLQGKMKKAGQPWEKAKGFDNSCPISGFIPAAEFTSDPQNTLLGLKINGEVRQQGTTADMIHKIVPLIAYMSRFFTLKAGDVILTGTPDGVGPLHSGDELEVSFNGFSLSTRVL
- a CDS encoding YcgL domain-containing protein, translated to MFCVIYRSTRRDQTYLYVEKRDDFSRVPETLMQSFGQPQLAMILPLDGSKKLAGADLEKVKEALTTQGYYLQLPPPPENLLKQHLADNDKQ
- the minC gene encoding septum site-determining protein MinC — translated: MSNTPIELKGSSFTLSVVHLHDAKPEVIRQALEDKIAQAPAFLQHAPVVVNVSALEGPVNWPQLQKTIAASGLRVVGISGCKDTELKAEIERAGLPLLTEGKEKAPRQVSAPEPEPVVTPVTKTRLVDMPVRSGQRIYAPHCDLIVTSHVSAGAELIADGNIHVYGMMRGRALAGAGGDKEAQIFCTHLTPELVSIAGEYWLSDKIPAEFYGKAARLQLINDALTIQPLN